In Arachis stenosperma cultivar V10309 chromosome 1, arast.V10309.gnm1.PFL2, whole genome shotgun sequence, one DNA window encodes the following:
- the LOC130934135 gene encoding CBS domain-containing protein CBSX3, mitochondrial-like has product MQGGFRSILSHGNVVKSAILQRMRMVNSPQLQPLVLKRFESSAAPARMEEHGFESTTISDILKVKGKSADGSWLWCTTNDSVYDAVQSMTQHNVGALVVVKSDEQKSIAGIITERDYLRKIIVQGRSSKSTKVGDIMTEENKLITVTPDTKVLKAMQLMTDNRIRHIPVINDKGMIGMVSIGDVVRAVVSEHRQELDRLNAYIQGGY; this is encoded by the exons ATGCAAGGAGGATTCCGTTCGATTTTGTCTCATGGCAACGTTGTCAAGAGCGCAATTCTGCAGAGAATGCGCATGGTGAATTCCCCTCAATTGCAGCCTCTTGTGCTTAAGAGGTTCGAGTCGTCTGCTGCTCCGGCTCGCATGGAGGAGCATGGATTCGAGAGCACCACGATTTCCGACATCTTGAAGGTGAAGGGGAAAAGCGCAGATGGATCTTGGCTGTGGTGCACCACGAATGACTCTGTTTATGATGCTGTTCAATCG ATGACTCAGCACAATGTGGGAGCATTGGTTGTTGTGAAGTCTGATGAACAAAAGTCAATTGCGGGAATTATAACAGAAAGAG ATTACCTCAGGAAGATTATTGTGCAGGGAAGATCATCCAAGTCGACTAAGGTCGGAGACATCATGACAGAGGAG AACAAGCTCATCACTGTCACACCTGATACCAAAGTTCTAAAAGCAATGCAATTGATGACAG ATAACAGAATCAGACACATTCCTGTGATCAATGATAAGGGAATGATAGGCATGGTGTCCATAGGAGACGTGGTTCGTGCAGTGGTGAGCGAGCACCGACAGGAACTCGATCGTCTGAATGCTTACATACAAGGAGGTTACTAA